In Holophagales bacterium, one DNA window encodes the following:
- a CDS encoding DUF1501 domain-containing protein, whose amino-acid sequence MRDTTRRGFLMGCSTAIAGIASARFTNLVFADPLAVPESDVLIVLFLRGGMDGLSFVMPTGGSDRTLYETARPALKIPTSSTGAALSLGNLDGTPFGLHPAATGLHELYQDGHLAFVHAAGLTVPSRSHFDNQAQMELGTPGVGSTTSGWLTRHFLTAPGLPAETPMLQRVAVSSTLQTSWLADTNVVAFANRDDFLFNTGPSAWRDAQKTSLRNILELQSATDPRYAQGLVSLDASAFLEQNVPPLTSYVPANGAVYPTGSFGDTMKLTAQLLKLDMGLRAATIDLGGWDTHNGQGTAADGQYFWEKIQEMSAALAGFYLDLDGSGATAFAGRVTVVVMSEFGRRLRENNDVGTDHGHGGVITVLGGQVAGGRLFGTWPGLASEQLYDHADLAITTDYRRVIAEILARRMGNPNWSQIFPGYAGYSPLGLVGSTVFADGFEGGQTSGWSHGSP is encoded by the coding sequence ATGCGCGACACCACACGACGCGGTTTCCTGATGGGGTGCTCGACGGCGATCGCCGGGATCGCCAGCGCGCGCTTCACCAATCTCGTCTTCGCCGATCCGCTCGCCGTGCCGGAAAGCGACGTGCTGATCGTCCTCTTCCTGCGCGGCGGCATGGATGGCCTGAGCTTCGTGATGCCGACCGGCGGCAGCGACCGCACGCTCTACGAGACGGCACGCCCGGCGCTCAAGATCCCGACCAGCAGCACCGGCGCGGCACTCTCCCTCGGCAACCTCGACGGCACGCCGTTCGGGCTGCACCCGGCAGCCACCGGCTTGCACGAGCTCTATCAGGACGGGCATCTCGCCTTCGTCCATGCCGCGGGCCTCACCGTGCCGTCGCGCAGTCACTTCGACAACCAGGCGCAGATGGAGCTCGGCACGCCGGGCGTGGGCAGCACGACGAGCGGCTGGCTGACCCGCCACTTCCTGACCGCACCGGGCCTGCCAGCGGAGACTCCGATGCTGCAGCGAGTGGCGGTGTCCTCGACGCTGCAGACCTCCTGGCTCGCCGACACCAACGTCGTCGCCTTCGCCAATCGCGACGACTTCCTCTTCAATACCGGCCCGTCGGCGTGGCGCGACGCGCAGAAGACCAGCCTGCGCAACATCCTCGAGCTGCAGTCGGCGACCGATCCACGCTACGCCCAAGGGCTCGTCTCGCTCGATGCCTCGGCCTTCCTCGAGCAGAACGTGCCGCCGCTCACGAGCTACGTGCCGGCCAACGGCGCTGTCTACCCGACCGGCTCGTTCGGGGACACGATGAAGCTCACCGCGCAGTTGCTCAAGCTCGACATGGGACTGCGCGCCGCGACGATCGACCTCGGCGGCTGGGACACCCACAACGGCCAGGGGACAGCGGCGGACGGCCAGTACTTCTGGGAGAAGATCCAGGAAATGTCGGCGGCGCTCGCCGGCTTCTACCTCGACCTCGACGGCAGCGGTGCCACGGCGTTTGCAGGGCGGGTGACCGTCGTCGTCATGTCGGAGTTCGGGCGCCGGCTGCGCGAGAACAACGACGTCGGCACCGATCACGGACACGGCGGCGTCATCACCGTGCTCGGCGGGCAGGTCGCCGGCGGCCGGCTCTTCGGCACCTGGCCAGGGCTCGCCAGCGAGCAGCTCTACGACCACGCCGACCTCGCGATCACCACCGACTACCGGCGGGTGATCGCCGAGATCCTCGCCCGGCGCATGGGCAACCCGAACTGGTCCCAGATTTTCCCAGGCTACGCCGGCTATTCCCCGCTCGGATTGGTCGGCAGCACCGTTTTCGCCGATGGCTTCGAGGGCGGTCAGACCAGCGGCTGGTCGCACGGGTCTCCGTAG